Proteins encoded within one genomic window of Enterococcus haemoperoxidus ATCC BAA-382:
- the relB gene encoding type II toxin-antitoxin system RelB family antitoxin, translated as MSQSTITFRIPDEEKELVAEYAKAHNSSLTELYRNAVLDKIEDEIDLNTLRKAMKDSKIKKEVGISQDEMEKLLDEV; from the coding sequence ATGTCTCAATCCACAATAACATTTAGAATTCCGGATGAAGAAAAAGAACTAGTAGCAGAATATGCGAAAGCGCACAATTCATCATTAACCGAACTATACAGAAATGCTGTACTAGATAAAATTGAAGATGAAATAGATTTAAACACGTTAAGAAAAGCAATGAAAGATTCCAAAATCAAAAAAGAAGTGGGGATTTCTCAAGATGAGATGGAGAAATTATTAGATGAAGTATAA
- a CDS encoding DUF916 and DUF3324 domain-containing protein → MTYLNKRITFLIFILAIFGFLSPQTAQAENKPNAAGAAGFSYSIHFPENQMEKDIGYYHLKMTPNQKQTLSITLNNPSEENVEVAVSLNSAKTNPNGVIEYGDSSLKNDPSLAYDFKKIVSGPDKVALAAGETKEVELTIQMPETAYEGVLSGGIQLMKTGQDQADETDKGSKIINQYAYVIGVLLQESDKPVTPELALNTVMAGQSNYRNTVYVHFSNITATYVNDLTAEVQITSEKSKEVLYERKQTAMRMAPNSFINFPVSMNGEKMVPGKYKAAILVTSGDQKWTWDKDFTITDKEANQFNERDVGLVQKKGLDWTMIGWIVGSIVFFTALLFGVMVFFRKKKEAETKKRKKSRK, encoded by the coding sequence ATGACTTATTTAAACAAACGAATCACCTTTTTGATCTTTATTTTAGCTATTTTTGGGTTCTTATCCCCGCAAACAGCACAAGCAGAGAATAAACCAAACGCTGCAGGAGCGGCAGGTTTTAGCTACAGTATCCATTTTCCAGAGAATCAGATGGAAAAAGACATAGGGTATTACCATTTAAAAATGACCCCAAATCAAAAACAAACTCTGTCGATTACGTTAAATAATCCCAGCGAGGAAAACGTGGAGGTGGCAGTGAGTTTAAATAGTGCCAAAACCAACCCCAATGGAGTAATTGAGTACGGAGACTCGTCCTTAAAAAATGATCCGTCTTTGGCCTATGATTTCAAAAAAATCGTTTCAGGACCAGATAAAGTCGCATTAGCAGCAGGGGAAACAAAAGAGGTCGAACTGACGATTCAAATGCCGGAAACCGCGTATGAAGGGGTACTTTCTGGCGGAATCCAGCTGATGAAAACGGGCCAAGATCAAGCGGATGAAACAGATAAAGGGTCAAAAATCATTAATCAGTATGCGTATGTGATTGGGGTTTTACTACAGGAATCAGACAAACCTGTCACGCCGGAACTGGCATTAAACACTGTTATGGCCGGGCAAAGCAATTACCGAAATACGGTGTATGTTCATTTTTCAAACATTACAGCAACGTATGTGAATGATCTGACTGCAGAGGTGCAGATCACGTCAGAAAAAAGCAAAGAGGTCCTTTATGAACGAAAACAAACGGCAATGCGAATGGCGCCCAACTCGTTTATTAATTTTCCTGTCAGTATGAATGGCGAAAAAATGGTCCCAGGAAAATACAAAGCGGCCATCTTAGTCACATCAGGAGATCAAAAATGGACGTGGGATAAAGACTTTACGATTACAGATAAAGAAGCGAATCAATTTAACGAGCGAGATGTAGGCTTAGTTCAGAAAAAAGGACTGGACTGGACGATGATTGGCTGGATCGTGGGAAGCATTGTGTTCTTTACCGCGCTTCTATTTGGTGTGATGGTTTTCTTTAGAAAGAAAAAAGAAGCAGAGACAAAGAAACGAAAAAAGAGCCGTAAATGA
- the lepB gene encoding signal peptidase I, with translation MAKKKNIQKRKRHRDRDQRRYKTSLKQMGKDLCVAVFFGLGSTLIVCSFFFSLMKVTGYGMSPTVRNGEYVLVKKTKEVRRFDLVAFNNGSGKRQIRRIIGLPGESISFKEDELFVNGQPMDEKFIVDEVNESQRNGKNYTEDFTLGSFLIEKGTIPAGYYFVLGDNRPYATDSRHYGLVSKEKVIGFVYNSR, from the coding sequence ATGGCGAAAAAAAAGAATATCCAAAAAAGAAAGAGACATAGAGACAGGGATCAAAGACGATATAAGACGTCATTGAAACAAATGGGTAAAGACTTGTGTGTCGCTGTCTTTTTTGGGCTTGGGAGCACCTTGATAGTGTGTTCTTTTTTCTTTAGCCTCATGAAAGTAACAGGATATGGGATGAGTCCGACAGTCCGAAATGGCGAATATGTACTGGTGAAGAAAACCAAAGAGGTCAGACGATTTGATTTGGTGGCCTTTAATAACGGATCAGGAAAAAGACAAATCCGTCGGATCATTGGACTTCCAGGAGAGAGTATTTCCTTTAAAGAGGATGAGTTATTCGTGAATGGTCAGCCGATGGATGAGAAGTTTATCGTGGATGAAGTGAATGAAAGCCAAAGAAATGGCAAGAACTATACAGAGGACTTTACACTAGGCTCATTTTTGATAGAAAAAGGAACGATCCCAGCGGGGTATTATTTTGTGTTGGGAGATAACCGTCCCTACGCGACAGACAGCCGTCATTATGGATTGGTTTCAAAAGAAAAGGTGATTGGATTTGTTTATAATAGCAGGTAG
- a CDS encoding WxL domain-containing protein gives MNAMTKGTLATVTLLASVLLGGMSVSAAEEETPKPTPETKLDSKGKTIVEEGVIGPEDPTPDPEKPDENLPENPDISVNPDSGSLVLQRVSVMNFGTIKTSGSEIKANAAPITLSEGETRGAIVGWSDVRSGGTYGYTITAELTKQFTGVTPDTSNALTGATLNYTNGMAVPAASNENVVPSNVATAFELDKDSGAKTVVTADKAKLEGKGSYVMEFGQSDKYTGTDGTKGTDKTAVTLTVPATVASNMVLDTYNAVVTWKIVAAV, from the coding sequence ATGAACGCAATGACAAAAGGAACTTTAGCAACAGTGACTCTTTTAGCATCAGTACTATTAGGGGGAATGAGTGTTTCTGCAGCAGAAGAAGAAACGCCTAAGCCAACACCAGAGACAAAACTTGATTCAAAAGGGAAAACAATTGTAGAAGAAGGGGTGATTGGTCCAGAAGATCCAACCCCAGATCCAGAAAAACCAGATGAAAACCTTCCAGAAAATCCAGATATTTCAGTTAACCCAGATTCTGGTTCATTAGTGTTGCAACGTGTGTCAGTGATGAACTTTGGGACGATCAAAACCTCTGGTTCAGAAATAAAGGCCAATGCGGCACCGATTACATTATCAGAAGGAGAAACACGTGGTGCGATCGTTGGCTGGTCAGACGTTCGTTCAGGCGGGACTTACGGCTATACGATCACGGCGGAATTAACAAAACAATTTACCGGTGTGACCCCTGATACATCAAACGCCTTAACAGGAGCGACACTTAATTATACAAATGGAATGGCTGTCCCAGCGGCATCAAATGAAAATGTAGTGCCCTCAAATGTAGCGACAGCGTTCGAACTAGATAAAGATAGTGGGGCTAAAACAGTCGTGACAGCTGATAAAGCAAAGCTTGAAGGAAAAGGCTCTTACGTGATGGAATTTGGTCAAAGTGATAAATATACAGGAACGGATGGCACAAAAGGCACGGATAAAACAGCTGTGACGTTGACTGTTCCTGCTACCGTAGCCTCAAATATGGTGTTAGATACGTATAATGCCGTTGTGACATGGAAGATCGTTGCAGCAGTTTAA
- a CDS encoding type II toxin-antitoxin system RelE family toxin has protein sequence MKYNVIYMPQAQKQLKKMDRNQARIIIAWIRKNLEATTDPRQHGKGLTGTKSGEWRYRIGNYRILADINDSEIRIEIFSIGHRSTIYKR, from the coding sequence ATGAAGTATAACGTAATCTATATGCCACAAGCACAAAAGCAATTAAAAAAAATGGATAGAAACCAAGCAAGAATTATTATTGCTTGGATCAGAAAAAATTTAGAAGCCACAACTGACCCACGACAACATGGAAAAGGGTTAACTGGAACTAAAAGTGGCGAGTGGCGGTATCGAATAGGAAATTATCGTATATTAGCTGATATAAACGACTCTGAAATTAGGATAGAGATATTTTCTATAGGTCACAGAAGTACTATATATAAAAGGTAA